One window from the genome of Nicotiana tomentosiformis chromosome 5, ASM39032v3, whole genome shotgun sequence encodes:
- the LOC138892307 gene encoding uncharacterized protein has translation MAEELKKLRSRVQGVEEGKVIEGLNYEDLCIQPDVELPEGYKPPKFEMFDGTGKLAKWQILLSEFDIVYVTPKAVKGQALADHLAKNLVGGEYEQLKMYFPDEEVSFVGEDISEAYDGWRMFFDGATNFKGVGIGAVLVSEIGQHYLVSATLRFPCTNNMAEYEACILGLNLAFDMNIQELLIHADMIRVPPNELNATGAPWSFAAWGMDIIGPIEPTASNRNRFILVAIDYFTKWVEAASYKAVTKKVVTDFVRDHIVCRFGVPESIIIDNAANLNSDLMKAMCETFKIKHKNSTAYRPQMNGAVEAANKNIKKILRKIVENHK, from the exons atgGCAGAGGAACTTAAGAAGCTCAGAAGCCGAGTCCAGGGTGTCGAAGAGGGTAAAGTCATTGAAGGTTTGAACTATGAAGatctgtgtattcagccagacgtagaactgccggagggttacaaacctcccaagttcgagaTGTTTGACGGAacag ggaagctggcaaaatggcagatattgttgagtgaattcgacattgtcTATGTGACTCCGAAGGCAGTTAAAGGACAAGCATTAGCAGATCATCTTGCGAAAAATcttgtaggaggagaatacgaacaactaaaaatgtattttcctgatgaagaagtatcattcgtaggagaagatatctcCGAAGCCTATGAcgggtggagaatgtttttcgatggagccacaaacttcaaaggagtaggtattggagccgttttggtgtcagaaataGGTCAACATTATCTGGTATCCGCGACACTCAGATttccatgcaccaataatatggcagaatatgaggcttgcatattggggctcaatttggcctTTGACATGAATATCCAAGAATTATTG atacacgcagatatgatacgggtACCTCCAAATGAACTTAATGCAACCGGCGCACCTTGGTCTTTTGCTGcctggggaatggatatcattggaccaatcgagcccaCCGCTTCAAATAGGaacaggttcattctagtggccatcgactatttcacaaagtgggttgaagctgcatcttacaaagctgtaaccaagaaagtcgtcacagattttgtcagggaccatattgtttgtcgattcggagtTCCAGAATCCATCATCattgacaatgccgccaatctcaatagtgatctaatgaaagccatgtgcgaaaccttcaagatcaagcacaaAAACTCCACAGCATACCGACcccaaatgaatggagctgtggaagccgccaacaagaacattaagaagatactaaggaagatTGTAGAGAATCACAAGTAG
- the LOC138892308 gene encoding uncharacterized protein — MVCEKVLLRVSPMKGLMRFREKGKLSPWYIGPFEVLERDVEMECRLVLTPRLSGVHLMFYVSMLQKYYVEASHILDFSTVQLDEDLTYDVEPTTILDRQIRKLRSKNIASVKVHWRGQPVKEAT; from the coding sequence ATGGTGTGTGAGAAGGTTTtactcagagtttcgcccatgaagggtctGATGAGGTTCAGGgaaaagggaaagttgagcccttggtatattggtccttttgaggtgctagAGAGAGATGTAGAGATGGAATGCAGACTTGTCTTGACACCTAGATTATCGGGAGTTCACCTAATGTTTTatgtgtccatgctccagaaATACTATGTGGAGGCATCACATAtattggacttcagcacggtgcagttggacgaggatttgacttatgatgtggagccgacgACCATTTTGGACCGGCAAATTCGAAAGTTgcggtcaaagaatatagcatcagtgaaggttcattggagaggtcagccggtcaaGGAGGCTACATGA